One Companilactobacillus heilongjiangensis genomic window, TTTGCTTTTTCTTAATATCGTAGTCTTCTTGTGTTATCACGCCGTCATCAAGCAGTGATTTTAATTTGACTAAGTCATCTAGATCCATGTGCTTGTTATCTAAATTATTTCTATTAGAAGCTGATTTTAGTTCATCATCGTTGTTTAAATCTTTGGGGTATAGGAAAGCTGTTTTTAATAGACTAGCATCAGCAGTTTCACCAACGGCTTTTATAATGTGCTTCTCGCTATTATTTAAATTTATGAGGGTTAATAAAATATCTGATGTTTGTTCATTCGTAGTTGTGTGCGATGTGAATCTAGGTGTGAAATTAACATTGGTTAAAGCATATCTAACATTACTTGTTACTTCTGGAAATCTGACACTACCATCATCCATCCTCATTATAAAGTGAATAACATGCTTAGGAGTCTCACCAATATCTTTTCTAGAATTGTTATCCAAGCTGATGAAAACATATTTATTAGGGTCGTCAGGGAGTATCAGTTTAAGATTCCATATTAATAGGGATTTGCGGCACATATTGAATGCAAAGATTATTGCTATTACAGTTAAAAGTGTACTGAAAAATTGATAACCTGTTGGTCCAATCCAGTTGAATAAAAACATGGTTATTAATGCGACCGCAATTGAATAGAAACTAATCGTTTTATACGGTGAAATATTGAAATTTGAGTATAATTTGTTTTTGATTGCGAACCAATAAATTGTATTTAATACCAAAACATATAAACTACTAATCATGGCAAATAAAAATAGTGGGGTAGTTTCATCTGGCAACCCAGTGTTACCCGTAGTTATGTGAAGGTACAGTGACCAGAGAAACATGGTTATTGAAAATCCACCGAAGAATAGGAACTTTATTCGTTTTTTCCATTCAGTTCCTTGTAGTCCCAAGTGAATGAACAGAATGCCTAAAATTATGAACAATACTTCTGCAAAATAAAACATAATAACCCTCCATTAGAGTAATTATATTATACGAAATCAACTATCCGGTAACTATATGAATAAAATTCATAATATGAAAAACAGTTGATATGATTTATAAATGTTAGAATAAGGTAGTTCCATTGTTGAATAGAGGGAATTCATTACTTTTATTTGAATACAAAAGTGTTAATTATGATCCATAACTAAATCGAGTGTATTTTATTTGGGAAATACACCTAGTTTTAAAAACTAGATAACATAGTTTACAAAACCAAAATAAATGGTATTATTATTCAGTGGCTTAAATACGAACTGTAATTAACTCACTAATCCAACCATAGGGGGCGGGAGAATGTATCAAATACTGACTGATTCAGAATGCGATTTACCGCTAGCTACTTTAGAGGCAAGTAACGTTGCCGCTATCAGTTTTCATACGAAGATTGGTGATCAAGATTTAATCAATGATTTTGGAAAAAGTTATGATATCAATGACTTCTACAAAAAAATTCAAGCTGGCATTATGCCCACTACGACACAGGTCAACGTTGGCGAATACTTAGAATTCTTTAAACCATATGTTGAAAGTAAAACACCAATTGTTTACGTCGGATTTTCCGGCGGACTAAGTGGTTCATTGTCGAGTGCTAATCAAGCTAGAGAGATATTGTTAGAAACTTATCCTGACGCCGATATTCGTATTGTTGATACGCTCGCTGCCAGTGGTGGTGAAGGTTTAATGGTTCTTAAAGCTATCAGGTTACAAAAATCTGGAGCTACTTTAGATGAATTCGTAAAATGGTTTGACGAAAATAAAATGTTATTACAATCATGGTTTACAGTTGATAATTTAAATTATCTTTATCATGGTGGCCGTATTTCCAGAACCTCAGCCGCTCTAGGGACAATATTGCAGGTGAAACCTATCTTAGATGTTGATCCCGATGGTAAATTACGAATGGTTTCTAAAACGAGAACGCGCAAGAAATCATTGTTTGAACTAGCTGACAAAACGCTAGAAGCAATGAAGAGTGACCCAACACAACCAGTGATTGTTACGACAAGTGGCGATTATGAAGCTGCGGAGGTTGTCAAAGCACGGATTATTGAACATATTAGTACAGCTGACGTTCAAATTTATCCGATTGGTATGACGATTTCCAGTCACACAGGATTTGGTTGCGTGGCAGTCTTTGCTATGGGTGATGAACCAAGAAATTAATGTTAAATTCCTCCCCGATTTAACGACTAAGAAATAAAAAAAGAAATGAACGTCTAACAAATTGTTAGGCGTTTTTTAGTTGGCCGTCTTCAGAACTGAGAATATTTACCTGCTATGCGGATCGGGCCGAGCCAAGGTCTCGTCCCTCGGTTTGAAGCCTTACCAAAGACCGGTAAGTCTCCAAACACGCCCAGTGGTGTAATGGCTAAAGCCATAACGCCACACCCACAGCGGGTAAATATTCTCAGTTCTTCCGACTAGTTTGTTTGCTTATATTAGAAGGTTAATTCAAATTTATCGGATATTTTACGTCTCTTATTTTTAGATTGTATAGACCATTAAATGCATTAATAGTGATATAAATCCTGATTTGACAATATTTTAGAGTAGCGTAATAATTTTCATAAATAATTTATTACCATATTTATAACAGATAATAATTATTCTAAATTAATGAGGGTGGTTTAGTTAATTATGTTAAATAAAAAGGGAAAAGAATGGGCTTTATCATGTGTCGCACTTAGTGCAGCTGTACTTATGGGAATCAGTACTACTGTTCAAGCTGATACAACTGGTAATGCTAATTCAACAAATACAAGTATTGCTAAAAATGGAATTAATAGTGTGGCTACTACACAATCTGCAAGTAATGGCACAGCAGTAACTCAAGCTGCTAATGATTCTGTTCAAGATGGTGGACATGTTAGTGATGACTTCTCTAATGAAGACTCAAATCAACTTGGTTATGCATCTAACTTCCATATTTTTGCTAACGAAGCACATTTGAATGCACATACAAATGGTAACGTGGCCGTCGGGGATTTTTATGGCAATGTTAACTTTGGGACTAACATTATAGATGGTACGCTTGAAAAGGAAGTTTCTTATATTCAAACACCACACAATATTTCAAGTAGCTCATTCGTAAATAGCAATGAAAATCGTGCCAATAAAGTTGTCTTTGGTGAAAACAATGACATTGATGTTTCGAATAAAAATCGTCCAAGTATCAATGGAACTTATTTGGACCATATAAAAAATGGCAGTGATGATGCCAATTCCATTGATGAAGATGAAATTTATCAAGATAAAAATGGAAATAAGTATATTAATATCGAAAATTATCTTGACCAATTTTTGAGCAATAAATCAACGTCATTAGCCACTATGACACCACAGATTAAAGTAACAAATGATGATTTTCCTGATCAAAATCAACGTGTTATTAATTTGCAAGATTATGAAGTTACCGACTGAAACCGTATTGTGATCGATTTTGATCCAAGTGTACTTACTTCTGGTACACCAATTTATATTTATGGACTATCACAAGATGCCGGTGGAACCAACATTATAATTAATGTTGATACAAAGGGAGCAGATCCTTACGTAGTTAACTCACAAATCAAATTGATTTATAATCATGGAACAGCAAATGGTGACGTTGACCGTCCTAACCAAGAAACTGAATTCTTTGATGATAACCACTTGCTTTGGAATTTTTATGATGGTACAAAAGATAATAAACTATATGATGGTGAAGTAATTCTTGACCGTCCATTCCAAGGCAGTATTTTGGCACCTAAAGCCACGGTTACAGCTAATCAAAACTTTGATGGTAACGTCGCTGCTAATAAAGTAAACATTAATGCGGAATCACACAGATGGGATTTGCAGAATGACTCTAAAACAGAAACTGAATTTGAGAAACCTATAGTAATCCCTGGTGAATTACCCCAAGAATGGCTTGATAAGCCTAATATTGAAAACCCCGATATTCCAGAAGAGGAAAAAGATATTGACCCTGATACTGGTGGTCTGATTGATCCAGATGAGAATGAAGGCAATGAAGGTGAGGAAACTGGCAACACAACTGACCCTGAAAAGCCAAGTACTGAGAAACCAAATACCGAAAAACCCGGTACTGATACTGATGATAAAGATGGAAACGGCAATGAAGAGGGCAGCAGCACTGATGAAAATACCGACGGTGAAGGAAATCTAATCACTAACGGTGGTTCTGAAGGAACTGATCCTGGCACTTCTGGT contains:
- a CDS encoding SHOCT domain-containing protein, which gives rise to MFYFAEVLFIILGILFIHLGLQGTEWKKRIKFLFFGGFSITMFLWSLYLHITTGNTGLPDETTPLFLFAMISSLYVLVLNTIYWFAIKNKLYSNFNISPYKTISFYSIAVALITMFLFNWIGPTGYQFFSTLLTVIAIIFAFNMCRKSLLIWNLKLILPDDPNKYVFISLDNNSRKDIGETPKHVIHFIMRMDDGSVRFPEVTSNVRYALTNVNFTPRFTSHTTTNEQTSDILLTLINLNNSEKHIIKAVGETADASLLKTAFLYPKDLNNDDELKSASNRNNLDNKHMDLDDLVKLKSLLDDGVITQEDYDIKKKQILGL
- a CDS encoding DegV family protein yields the protein MYQILTDSECDLPLATLEASNVAAISFHTKIGDQDLINDFGKSYDINDFYKKIQAGIMPTTTQVNVGEYLEFFKPYVESKTPIVYVGFSGGLSGSLSSANQAREILLETYPDADIRIVDTLAASGGEGLMVLKAIRLQKSGATLDEFVKWFDENKMLLQSWFTVDNLNYLYHGGRISRTSAALGTILQVKPILDVDPDGKLRMVSKTRTRKKSLFELADKTLEAMKSDPTQPVIVTTSGDYEAAEVVKARIIEHISTADVQIYPIGMTISSHTGFGCVAVFAMGDEPRN
- a CDS encoding collagen-binding domain-containing protein → MIDFDPSVLTSGTPIYIYGLSQDAGGTNIIINVDTKGADPYVVNSQIKLIYNHGTANGDVDRPNQETEFFDDNHLLWNFYDGTKDNKLYDGEVILDRPFQGSILAPKATVTANQNFDGNVAANKVNINAESHRWDLQNDSKTETEFEKPIVIPGELPQEWLDKPNIENPDIPEEEKDIDPDTGGLIDPDENEGNEGEETGNTTDPEKPSTEKPNTEKPGTDTDDKDGNGNEEGSSTDENTDGEGNLITNGGSEGTDPGTSGNLNNGLLPNVVGKNSDVSQTPNSTSNSGLLPQTGATTGIFATISGVILLAFGLILKATHIKKEN